Below is a genomic region from Raphanus sativus cultivar WK10039 chromosome 4, ASM80110v3, whole genome shotgun sequence.
CGACGAGATCAAAAAACAAATGGGGAGGCTGAGTGTGTTGGAGAGAATCGAGCAAAGGATGATCGAAGAGGAGGAGGCGAGGAAAAAAATAACTTCCGAAACTCCTCTCTCTGAGACCGTCTCGAGCAAGATCGGTACCTCTTCAGCCACCGCGTACCCAGATGGAAGAAACGGGAAGAGCATCGACGTCGATCCGTCGTTGCGGTTGGAAACGGGTTTCCTTGATGGCGTGGGGAGCAAGGAAACACCGCCACCAACCCAGCGAGCTACGGAGGTGACGTTGGATGACGATAACGCTGCGTTGATGCGGAAGCTGAAGATTCCGGAGTTCAACGGAGACGATGCAGAGTCATGGGTCGTGCGGGTGGAGCAGTTCTTCGAACTCGGAGACTTGAAGGAGGAAGGGAAGCTCCGAGCGGTAAGAGTCTGTTTCACCGGCGACGCCTTGATCTGGTATCGATGGGAGAGAAACCGGAATCCGTTCCTAACCTGGGAGCAGATGAAGCAGAGGGTCCTTGAGCAGTACTCTCCGGTTCACGACACAAAAGCCGGGGAGAGGCTCTTGACTCTCCGACAGAGAGGATCCGTCAGAGACTTCTGTCGCGAGTTCATCGCCTTGGCGTCTAACGCCCCGGAGGTGACTGACGTGATTCTCGAGATGGCTTTCATGATAGGGTTAAGGTCCAAAATCAGAGCGGGGGTTCGTGTGAGGGAACCTCGCGGCTTGAAGCAGATGATGGACACCGCGAAGTTGGTAGAAGATTGGGAAAACGCTGAAGACGACCCGCCGGAGGAGACCCAGTCCACCGGGACGCGATTGGGCTCCAAAGGCCCAAGTCGTTATCAGCCCAACTCAAAgcccaacaacaacaacaatcaagGAAGTGGGCCGGGGAATAACAAACCCAAGCCCAACGCGCCTAACAATCCTGCGGGAGGTCGCACCTCCGTGGGACACAACCGCTTGAAGCCTCCGTTTCGAAGACTAACCGAGGCTGAGGTTGCAGAGAGAAAGGCGAAGGGGCTATGCTTCCGTTGCGATGAAAAATTCCATCGGAACCATAAATGTCCTTTTCCGGAGCTGATGATTCTTATGGTGCAAGCTGACGGAACAGAGATCGACATCTCCGATTTCCTCGACGACGGAGAAGAATCGGGAGAGACGGAGGGGATTGAAGTTGCTGAGATCTCGATCAGCTCAATCGCTGGGATATCATCCTCGCGAACCATGAAGCTGATGGGAACGTTGAGAGGGGAGCAAGTCGTTGTCATGATAGATAGTGGGGCGACCCACAACTTCATCGACACTTCGACGGTGGAGCGACTGCAACTCATGACTGAGAAGACGAGAGGGTTCGGAGTACTGACTGCAGGAGGGCTGATGCTGAAGGGAACCGGAGTCTGTCAGGAGCTAGAGTTGGAGATGCAGGGGCTAGCTGTCAAATCCCGCTTCCTGCCACTCAAACTGGGGAACGCAGATGTGATACTGGGGGTCCAGTGGCTCTCTACTCTGGGGACTACGAGAGTCAACTGGAAGCTCCAGCTGATGAGTTTCAAGGTTGATGGCGTTAGACACCTGTTGCAAGGAGACCCGAGTCTGAAATGTGCAGCAGTGTCAGCGAAAACAATGTGGAAGGCGTTAGAGCAGGAGGGAGAAGGGTTCATGGTGGAGTACAATGGGGCTCAATTGGAACGGGGAGCAGAGGAGATAACACCGTTGAGATGGGTGAAGATATTGGAGAAACATGCCCAGGTGTTTGCTGAACCAACGGGGTTACCTCCGTCACGCGGGAAGGAGCACTCGATCAACCTACAGCCGGGAGCCAATCCAGTGAGCGTCAGACCGTTTCGATACCCCCAAATTCAAAAGGAGGAGATAGAGAAACAGGTCTCTGCGATGTTGGCTGCAGGAATAATCAGAGACAGTGAGAGTCCATTCTCCAGTCCTGTCCTCTTGGTGAAGAAAAAAGACGGCAGTTGGCGTTTTTGTGTCGACTACAGGGCCCTCAACAAGGTCACAATCGCTGATTGCTACCCCATACCCATGATTGACCAGCTGCTGGATGAGCTGAGAGGAGCAGTGGTGTTCTCGAAGATCGACCTGAAATCTGGTTACCATCAGATCCGTGTCAAGGAGGGGGACGTGCACAAGACGGCGTTCCGCACCCACGACGGGCATTATGAGTTTCTGGTGATGCCTTTCGGGCTGTCAAATGCACCGTCAACATTTCAGGCCTTGATGAACCAGATCTTCAGAGAGTTCCTCAGGAGGTTTGTGCTTGTGTTTTTTGATGACATACTGATCTTCAGTAAGTCCAATGAGGATCACGAGGAACACCTGCGACAAGTCCTATCAGTATTGGGAGCTAATCAACTCTATGCTAATCGTAAGAAGTGCCAGTTTGGGACATCATCAGTAGAATATCTGGGTCACGTGATCTCCAAGGAGGGAGTAGCAGCGGATCGCAGTAAGATTGCAGCTATGGTAGAGTGGAGGATACCGCGCACCATCAAGGAGCTTCGAGGGTTCCTTGGCCTCACGGGGTACTACAGGAAATTCGTGCGTGCGTATGGAGACATAGCGAGACCGCTGACATCGTTGCTAAAGAAGGAAAACTTCATATGGAAGGAGGAGGCAACCATGGCCTTTGAGAATCTGAAGCGAGCAATGTCTACGGTTCCAGTGTTGGCTCTCCCTGATTTCGAAGCTCTATTTGTGATTGAGTCTGATGCTTCCGGAGTGGGATTGGGGGCAGTACTCATGCAGAACCAGCGTCCCATCGCTTACTTTAGTCAAGCGTTGACAGATAGACAGAGGCAGAAGTCAGTCTACGAAAGGGAGCTGATGGCTATCGTCTTTGCCATCCAGAAATGGAGGCATTACCTGCTGGGACGTAAGTTTCTGGTTAGGACTGATCAGAAGAGCCTAAAGTATCTATTAGAGCAGAGGGAGGTCAATCTAGAGTATCAGCGGTGGCTCACTAAGTTGTTGGGGTTCGATTTCGACATCCACTACAAACCTGGGTTGGAGAATCGTGCAGCAGACGCCTTGTCACGCAAGGAAGAAGTAGCGGAGTTGAACGCGATGTCAGGACCTTTCGCCATTCAACTTGAGGAGATCAGTAAAGAGGTGGACCAGGATGAGGTACTGCAGAAGATTATCAAAGAGAAAGAGACAGACGCAAGTGCTCATCCTGATTACTCCGTCGTGAAGGGGAGATTGCTGAGAAACGGGAGGCTAGTGTTACCAAAAGGGTCGCAGTTGATCGGAGTTCTGCTAAAGGAGTTCCACGATGGGAAGCAGGGAGGACACGGAGGAGTCCTCAAGACCCAAAAGAGGATCAATGCCTCTTTCTATTGGGCCGGTATGATGACAGACATCAGAAGGTATGTGGCAGCTTGCGCGGTTTGCCAACGACAGAAGTATTCGACTTTGGCTCCAGGCGGTTTGCTGCAGCCTCTGCCAGTTCCAGAGTTGATTTGGGAAGACGTGTCGATGGATTTTGTAGAGGGATTGCCACGATCAGAAGGAGTAAATGTGGTGTTGGTGGTAGTGGACAGATTGTCTAAATATGCACATTTCATTGGCATGAAACATCCGTTTACAGCAGTTGATGTAGCGATGTTGTTTGTGCAAGAGGTGGTTAAGCTACATGGGTTCCCTAAGACCATTGTGTCAGACCGCGATAAAGTCTTCACCAGTCAGTTTTGGAAAGAGATGTTTCGGCTTGCAGGAACCACCTTGTGTTTCAGCACAGCCTACCACCCACAGTCCGACAGTCAGACAGAGGTAACCAACAGGGGATTAGAAACTTACTTGCGCTGCTTTGCAGGGGAGAAGCCGCGTACTTGGGCTCAGTATTTACCTTGGGCAGAGTTCAGTTACAATTCGGCGTTTCACTCGGCAATACAGATGACGCCGTTCAAAGCCGTCTATGGAAGAGAAGCGCCAACGTTATTGAGGTTTGAAAACGGATCAACAAACAACGCGGAGTTGGAAGAAAGGCTTGTGGAGAGAGATGGCGTCCTTGAGTTACTAAAGCAGCATATCCACAAGGCGCAGCAAGTGATGAAAAACCGAGCCGACAGCCACCGAAGGGAAGTAACGTTTGAAGTTGGAGACAAAGTGTTTCTGAAACTACGTCCTTATAGGCAGCAGACTCTGGCTCGACGCGCTAACGAGAAATTATCCGCAAGGTACTACGGACCGTACAGTATTGTTGCTAAAGTGGGGAAGGTCGCATACAAGCTAGAGTTGCCACCGGAGGTCCGCATTCATCACACCTTCCATGTGTCACAGTTGAAGAAGGCAATTGGGGAGGAGATGAAACCGACACAGATCCCGGTTCAGTTGTCGTCAGATGGAGTGCTGGAGGTTGAGCCCGAGGGGGTCTTAGAAGAGAAGATTAACGGCCGAACTGGACAAGAGGAAGTTTTGGTTAAATGGAGAGGATTACCAGATTATGACTGCACTTGGGAGTGGAAGCAGGTCATGCGGAATCAGTTTCCAAATTTGAACCTTGAGGACAAGGTTGATCTTCAAGGGCCCGGTAATGTTACCTATGAAGCCACACATCCACCTATCATCTATCAGTACCGCAGAAAGGGCAAGGCCCAACAGGAGTAGTAGCAGAGCAGCAATGGGCTTCATCAGTGTGAAGTTGGAGCCTGATGATACGCCGTCAACGATAAGGAATAAACCACCAGTCTTTTTGACTCAGCGACAACAGCACGTGAGATGTTGGTGACGTGGGAGAGTCACAGGCTGCTTTATATATTTGCTAGTAGTACGTTTGTTAAGGGTATCGAGTGTTTTGTCGATCACGCATTAGGAGAGGTGAGAAAACTCTTCCAAAAACTTTCTCAACCGTTGTAATCGCATTTGTCGTTTTGGAATAAAGCTTTATTTCCTTAAAAACTGTGTGATTACATCATTGTTCGTAACAGGTGCTAAAGTGATCATTTTTCCCTACCTCTTTTTCAATCCAAGAGTCGGCACAAGTTTCTCCTGAGAAGATCACATCAACACTGACAAAAGAAGGATAAATTTTACTgatttttaaagtaaataagGATATTGAAAACAATGTTAAGACAGAACAAAAACTGATTTGAGTTTACCCAGCAAAGTCTTCCTTGTGAGTAGGGAGACCAGACATGAGAGCATCAAACACAACCACTACCTTAACCTCTACACCCAATAACTTCAAAATCAAACTTTCATTGATGGATGAAACCAAAATGCAGATTCTTGTTTGAAAGTCTGTTACCTTTAACCATACTGAAGGAGACAAGTTCATCAACTAACTTCTGGCGAGCAACGTCAAGCCTACCCTTCATGAAATGTTTCTTCAGCTTCACCCAATACCCACATACATTATAACCATCAACAAGCAAGACCGGAACTGCATCGTCCAATAGACCCTGGTTCGTGCTGTAAAACCGCTTTCAGGATAAAACACAAACATTCCTTCAACTCTCAAACCGTTCTTGAAACCAAATgagaaacatttaaaacagTGTAATTACTAGTAAAGTGTGTTGGTAGGATCACGGTAGAGGTCGCTATCATCAGGTAACTCGTCtttctctgctttctttttccTGTAACTAGTTGCTGGCTTAGCCGTGCCAGATCCTCTGTTCTGAAACTCCTATATGTAACATAACATAACACTCCAAGGAGTTAGAAGAGACACATTTAATGGACACACAATTTGGTTAGATAAAGATGACATTACTACATGCCTTCCACAACTTAAGAAGCTGCAAGTTATGCTTCACATTGGATTTGATTCTTGGTGGTTCTGGCTCTGAATCCTCCTGCTACGGAAACAAAAGAAGATCAATGTTATTGAGCTAAATGGTAAGCTAAATGGCTGCAAAAATGTTCAATGGACATTCCATAATTCCAACAATAGAGATCTAAGAGGAACCAAATTGATTATAATGAGTGAAAGTTTCGGATTTTCATTAAAATCTATCAACTTTTGAGGTTTTCTCTGGCGAAGTCTCAGTTCATTGAGTTATAAAAATGTGAAAGGGTGAGCAGAGTAGACCTTAGATTGATGGTTCTTGCTTTTTCCTCCCATCTTCACGACGAGAACTCTACAGCtggcggcggaggaggaagatgatgatgaagaagaacgGTAGAAGTATGCGGCGGAAGAGGAGGAGCCACCTCTATGCGGCGGCGCTCCGGCGGTTTTCATCTATGGACTACTACTACTAGGTGGATTCATTGGTCGCAGAGTTTGAAAAGTCTATGAAACTAGTGGATAATAATACCATGTCAACTATAATGTTTTCCCCTATCTTTAACAAAAATCtatttgctctctctcttacCAAACTGACTAACGTGGAACTAACATACACGGTCCATCCATCAACATGTCTAGGACGCAAACTGCgccgttttttctttttaaaaaaagatgCGGACTAAGAGACTGATTGAGCTTGGGATGATTCTTACAGCAGTTAAGGAGACGGCGTTCtggatatatataaatatgtttgcGACTTCGAATGTCTGTGATCTTTATTGTATAATACAAGTAGAGGGACTAAGAAGTGAACTGGTTCATATGATACatccatgtatatatatattgtgtgtaCAAGGTATTGTCATcatcgttgttgttgttgttgttctgtgAGGTTTTATTGAACTGAGACCGGTTCACAGGATCAGCTGGTGGAAGCAGGAGCATCTGGCTGCTTCTCTGGGGCTGCGTTTTGAAACGCGGGAAGATCCTTGTATGACTGGTAACACTTTGCAAGGGTCGGGTACGGTTCCTGTAAAAATCCACACAAAacgaaaaaaacaaaccaagatTATACAAGTAGAAAAGGAGAACTAAAAGAAAACGAGGATATCGTCTATGTCATCACAACAGGAATATCTTTGCAATTTGTGAGACTGTGAGCCAAACATAACAAGTTCATCATGTCACCATAGAACTACTGATCAAGGATTCCAGAGTctaggatatatatatatatatatattacgcAGAAAGCTAGGCCTGAAAAAAATGTCGAGTTGCAGAAAAAGAAGAGGGAAAAGGTACCATGTTAATCTGGAACCTGTTGATAGCTCCGTAGATCTGTGGTGCTAGAAAGAGATCAGCCTGCAAAAACAATGCTTTCATCACTTTAAAACTTGCCTACTTACTGATTGTAACAGATGGTAGTATCCAAAGGAATAACTGAGGTTGTTTCTCTTTTTATGGAAGGAAGTAAGACAGATTTAGAGAAATAGTACCAAGTAAACTTCATCACCAGTTGCGTGTTTGCCAGCGCAGCTCACCAACAGTTTCTCGAGAGCTGAAAGAGATATAGTTACACAGCTCGATATGAATACGTGTAAAGGCACCAAGGAGATGAATGGTTCAAATGGCAGAATAGTTTATGATTATTAGTAGTAGACGTAGAGAACTCATACCTGTGAATCCTTTTGTGATAGCATTAGTAACCCAAGCAGTTTTCTCCTCCGAATTGATCTTTTCCTCAATGAACCTCTGTaatgaaaagaaaagacaaaaggtAACTAAGGTTTGCTAAAGCAAATGGTAGAATCTTAAGAGGTTAACGTCAATCTCAGGTGCTCACAATAACACCGAGGTTTTGATGAGGCTGTATGCCAGACAAGACAATACTCGCTGCCTGAAACAAGGATAACAACCATTACTATACTCACAATCCCGCATAATATCAACAAGAGCGGGAGACAGAACAATGCGTATTCTAACTGCAGAGAACAGAAGCTTAACAGCAAAGATTGCAGTACCTGGAAATTGACAGCACGTTTGTGGAGGTCAGGAGGTAAGAGAGGTGGTTCAGGATACTTGTCATCTAGATACTGTCAAACCCCACAAAACCCAAAAGATGGATGAAAATGTTCCTTTTGAATCCACAAAAACCAACACAAAGGGGGGGGGAGGAGGGAGGGTGTTATACTGACCATTATGATGGCGAGAGAATCAGAAATGACAATATCTCCATCAACAACAAGGGCTGGTACAGTACCCATTGGATTGATCTTCTTGAATTCTTGAGAGACGatcaaaaccaatttatatcAGTTGTAATAATTACATTATCATCCACTTGGTCAGTATATATAGCttctgaatatttttttcaatcaaatcCGAATCAAAAGCAAGGAAACTACATGTACCTGGATCGGATTGTTCACCTTTGAGGAGATTAACTGGTATATACTCATACTCAAGCCCTAAACACATATCCAATTCAGACGAGAAGgaagggaaaaaaaaacacaaaaagagtTAGAGAATGATCAAAGACCTTTGAGAGAGAGGGCGATACGGACACGATGAGCGCAGGAGCTTCTCCAGTAAGAGTAGAGCTTCAGCTTCTCCTTCTCTCCCGAATTCGCCTGATcatcaaatcaaaaatatatattttatttattgagtTGTTAAACCATCAACCAATCTGATATATGACCATGGGGGGGAGGGCTGTTTTGAAGAGCAGAAAGAGACTTAACCATGTTCAGtaaatggtttcttcttcttcttcacagatTCGAAGGCGATTGTGTGTTTGTCTTTAGTAGTAgttcagaggagaagaagatgtgGAGAATTCGGAGACGACACTGtaaattactccctctgtttcataataaagtATCACTTAGCAttttttgttatacaaaaagtgtcattttataattccaatgtaaattatactaactttcaaatgaaaattaattgtaaactgcattgattttataaataattttagttatctaaaatactattggtcaaaaatgtataattaattacaacttacatatatttcaaaactttcttaatatgtgtgaaaaatgtcacaacgacactctttaagaaacggaggaagtaattgtttacaaaagaaaaaaaaacaattttgtcaTTTAACGTTAGAGCAAATCAACAAAATGGGtttgactctctctctcttgtttagtttttttttttccaccaagattttatatataagaaaagacCAAAACCCAAATACAAATTACAAAGCTCAAATGAAACAGGACCACCACATCAATCCTAATGGACCTACAGCCCAACTAGAGAAAATCCTAGCAATTGTGGAGAAAACATCGTCGCCGCCTCGCAGCTCGGACCTCTCGTCTCCACCTCTTCTCGCTACCACCGTAGCACTTAAACTGTCATTCACCGGACCACACCGGAATTCCACGACTCCACACGTTTACCGCGAATGCCTTCAAAATTTTGGAAGATCATTATCGGAGAGAATCGATCGCCGTGACGAGATCTCATCCACCAACCATTCACCGCCAGCCACCCAAGATAAGGCTTCGCATGTAACCACGCCATTACCACCGGCGAGCTTCATCGTCCTCCGACGATATCTCAACCAACACACCCAACTCGAAAACTCAAAAACAGAACCGAAAAACGGAAAGGAAAAACCTAAAAGAAaaaaccaaaccctaaaaaTCTAGGGAACACAAACCGGCGATGCAAACTGCGGTAGCCCTTACTTCCCGGAAACTAGAGCCGACGATGGCGGAGTTGAAGAAACCTCCACTTTCCGGAGACAAAAAAACGGCAGCGACAGATCTGTGAGAGCCTCTGTCTCCCGCAAACGGACCCAAACTATTAGCGTCTTTGCCGCGCCATTATCACCAGCAAACGCGTCTTCACTCCAAAATCAGGATCACTGTGGATGGTGACTGGCCAGAATTCGAATAAGACGATTACCGGAGAAGGCGGAAAAAATCCATAAAACAGAAGATTTATGCTGAAGAAAGACGGACTCCGGCGACGGCACGCTCACGCGCCGCCGATCGCCGGACCCAACGATGAGAtctactttctttttttctctctcttctctctcttacCAACCTCTCTCTTGTTTAATTTATGCAgcaatttgttttgtttatttgaaaCCAATCAAAAAGTTTTAAGGTAATCGTTGCGGGTAGGCGCTGGAGGCCCGGAAATCTCTCAGTACACAATTATTGTGTATTAATGTCTTAAtaaagagaaattgccaaaaataccattttcatagtaccactttttatgtttacactaaccatttttaccactacttttaatgaagggtttagatttgaacgtttaggatttagggtttagattttatgttttagggtttagatttgatgttttagggtttagggtataaagtttagggtttagagttgaggatttagggtttatagttgaggtttcagggtttagggtttaggatattgaatttagggtatatagtttagggtttagggtttagagttgaagatttagggtttagggtttagaattgggggtttaggatttagaattttggattaaaattttgaaaagcatataaaaacaaagatataaaaatctttaacattttaataaataaggtatttttgaaaatgtgtacttaGTAGTGGTAAatatgaataatggtaccttcaaagtgatatttttgaaaattcccccttaataaatgtaaattaagAGCTTTTCTCAAACATTCGACAGATCCATACCAAACTAAATTATTTcatgatatttttgttaaactatttCATGGTATTTTTGTTCGAATTAAGGGCAAACAGGAAGAATCAAAATTATCCAAAACTTTATGCCAATATAGAAATTTTCGTAATCCACAAATATTCAATTGgattaagaaaaaacaaacaaaataactgcttcttatttatttcaacaagTGAAATCAGCAACACTATTATTAAAAATCCAACCTTTGATTAGTCTTCCTGTTTTTACTACATCAGACTGCATATTCGGATATTaattcccttttttttttcttgttatttaCTCGCTTACTCCTGTCCTGCTGAATAACCAAACCAACCTTAACCTTTATACAAATCTAGATTTTATGCATGAGAAGAACCCAAACGCCTATGATTATCTTCAACGCTCTTCATCTCGAATCTCCCCTGTTTTCTAACCTGGACTTCTTCATCTTCGTTAGCCTCTGCGTTTTGGAGCTCTCTTAAAGCTCTTTTAGCGTACACAGTGAAAGCTACCGTCGTCACAACCGCAATGATCAAGGAGATTACGTTGTACACTATCTCTACTGTTGTCAAACGTTGATGTCCGTATTGCACATCCGCAAATGTTCTGATCAATCGACCGCTGCATATAAAATTTCAATACTTTAGAATTATGTTATTCAATTTTCTATGAATTAAACTGGGGAGAGAAAAGAGACAGACCTGTAAATGTAGATGAAAGCTTCAGGTATCATTCCTGCTATGGAACCGAACAAGTAAGGCCAGAACCTCATGCTTGTGACAACGATGGCGTAGTTGAAAATGGTGTAAGGAAACGGCGAAACTCGAAAGATTGCAACGACTCTGAACTGATGGAACCAGCTTCCTTCTGCAGCTAATCTAAGAACCGCAGCTTGACGAGGCCACCTTTTCAACCATTGCTGCATTTTTGACAAAGAACATAAGTAAAGTGAtcttgtgaaaaaaaaatcataatcaaGAAGTGAAAAAGGTTTCTTCTTTCTTACATGGAGGCGATCACGAAACATTAGGCCGATTAAGTAAGGAAGAACCATGCCAACGGTGGTACCAACCATGATAATAACGAAACCGAGACCATAACCGAAAATCATGCCAGCTAACCACATGGAAGGACCAGAAGGGATCAAGAAGACAGGGAACAGAGCCAAGGAAACAACAAGGACGATGGCGAGCGTAGGACGGCCAAAAGCAGTCGCTTCCCATTGTAAAATCGGAATCAAAACCTACAAATTTCAATCCCATTACAGACGATACAAACGTTACTGAAACAACAACTATGATGAAtcgagtaaaaaaaaaaaggaagcaaCCTTTTGGAACACAAAGGGAACTCCCCATTTGGCGAAAACAAGAGTGAGCAAGAGAGTAAGTGCACATATCCCCAAAGCTTTGAACCACCAAATCAAGTTCCTTGTCCGTATCTCTGATTGAGATACTGATAACACAGTTTCaggtggagaagaagaaggctcATGAGTGGTGCCAACAACGAGGCGGACGTATTCGTTATCTTCCCTCACGTGTCGAACAGAGTCTGAGGTATCTTCTCGTGGCTCTTTCGATGGATTTGACATCTGTGTGTTCAGAGTACCTAAACAGGAGAAAAAATCAAATCCCTAGGGACATCGAAATCAATACAAGATTGGGGATAAGTTTAAAAGGATAAGAACAAAAGATGCCATCATACAGTAATCAAATCAAACAATCATACAGTAATCAAATCACTTAGATCTCTCAATCTCACgggaaaaatagaaaa
It encodes:
- the LOC108854378 gene encoding uncharacterized protein LOC108854378 isoform X2; the encoded protein is MKTAGAPPHRGGSSSSAAYFYRSSSSSSSSSAASCRVLVVKMGGKSKNHQSKEDSEPEPPRIKSNVKHNLQLLKLWKEFQNRGSGTAKPATSYRKKKAEKDELPDDSDLYRDPTNTLYYTNQGLLDDAVPVLLVDGYNVCGYWVKLKKHFMKGRLDVARQKLVDELVSFSMVKEVKVVVVFDALMSGLPTHKEDFAGVDVIFSGETCADSWIEKEVVALREDGCPKVWVVTSDVCQQQAAHGAGAYVWSSKALVSEIKSMHKEVERMMQETRSTSFQGRLLKHNLDSEVVDALKDLRDKLSENETKR
- the LOC108854380 gene encoding glutathione S-transferase Z1; protein product: MANSGEKEKLKLYSYWRSSCAHRVRIALSLKGLEYEYIPVNLLKGEQSDPEFKKINPMGTVPALVVDGDIVISDSLAIIMYLDDKYPEPPLLPPDLHKRAVNFQAASIVLSGIQPHQNLGVIRFIEEKINSEEKTAWVTNAITKGFTALEKLLVSCAGKHATGDEVYLADLFLAPQIYGAINRFQINMEPYPTLAKCYQSYKDLPAFQNAAPEKQPDAPASTS
- the LOC108854375 gene encoding uncharacterized protein LOC108854375, with product MSNPSKEPREDTSDSVRHVREDNEYVRLVVGTTHEPSSSPPETVLSVSQSEIRTRNLIWWFKALGICALTLLLTLVFAKWGVPFVFQKVLIPILQWEATAFGRPTLAIVLVVSLALFPVFLIPSGPSMWLAGMIFGYGLGFVIIMVGTTVGMVLPYLIGLMFRDRLHQWLKRWPRQAAVLRLAAEGSWFHQFRVVAIFRVSPFPYTIFNYAIVVTSMRFWPYLFGSIAGMIPEAFIYIYSGRLIRTFADVQYGHQRLTTVEIVYNVISLIIAVVTTVAFTVYAKRALRELQNAEANEDEEVQVRKQGRFEMKSVEDNHRRLGSSHA
- the LOC108854378 gene encoding uncharacterized protein LOC108854378 isoform X1; protein product: MKTAGAPPHRGGSSSSAAYFYRSSSSSSSSSAASCRVLVVKMGGKSKNHQSKQEDSEPEPPRIKSNVKHNLQLLKLWKEFQNRGSGTAKPATSYRKKKAEKDELPDDSDLYRDPTNTLYYTNQGLLDDAVPVLLVDGYNVCGYWVKLKKHFMKGRLDVARQKLVDELVSFSMVKEVKVVVVFDALMSGLPTHKEDFAGVDVIFSGETCADSWIEKEVVALREDGCPKVWVVTSDVCQQQAAHGAGAYVWSSKALVSEIKSMHKEVERMMQETRSTSFQGRLLKHNLDSEVVDALKDLRDKLSENETKR